A genomic window from Pseudonocardia broussonetiae includes:
- a CDS encoding arpA protein — protein sequence MLLIDDAVDTATLVARVRRDLATDGCSVVPDFAGPELRDALRAEGVAAAPHAYYDVETVNVYNTAPDPSLPPGHPAHRTTERGNAFVARDALPAGSVLERLYTDPAFLRFVADCFGLERVHPLADPLSGLVLNVVTPGRGHPWHFDTNEFTVSLLTQEPDDGGVFEYCPNIRTAGAENVDDVRAALEGRFPSRRLALRPGDLQLFAGRYSLHRVTPVTGATARHSAIFAYSERPGVVGTVARTRQLFGRVTPAHRAAEARVRVDRLMD from the coding sequence ATGCTGCTGATCGACGACGCGGTCGACACCGCCACCCTGGTCGCGCGGGTGCGCCGCGACCTCGCGACCGACGGGTGCTCGGTGGTGCCCGACTTCGCGGGCCCGGAGCTCCGCGACGCGCTGCGCGCCGAGGGGGTGGCCGCCGCACCGCACGCGTACTACGACGTCGAGACCGTCAACGTCTACAACACCGCGCCCGACCCGTCGCTCCCGCCCGGCCACCCCGCGCACCGCACGACCGAGCGCGGCAACGCCTTCGTGGCCCGCGACGCCCTGCCCGCCGGGTCGGTCCTGGAGCGGCTCTACACCGATCCGGCGTTCCTCCGGTTCGTCGCCGACTGCTTCGGCCTGGAGCGGGTGCACCCGCTCGCCGACCCGCTCTCGGGCCTGGTCCTCAACGTCGTGACGCCCGGGCGCGGCCACCCGTGGCACTTCGACACCAACGAGTTCACCGTCAGCCTGCTGACGCAGGAGCCCGACGACGGCGGCGTGTTCGAGTACTGCCCGAACATCCGCACGGCCGGCGCGGAGAACGTCGACGACGTCCGCGCGGCGCTGGAGGGCCGCTTCCCGTCGCGGCGCCTCGCCCTGCGCCCGGGCGACCTCCAGCTGTTCGCCGGCCGGTACTCGCTGCACCGCGTCACGCCCGTGACGGGCGCCACGGCGCGCCACTCCGCGATCTTCGCCTACAGCGAGCGGCCGGGCGTGGTCGGTACGGTCGCCCGGACCCGCCAGCTGTTCGGCCGGGTCACGCCCGCGCACCGCGCGGCGGAGGCCCGGGTGCGGGTCGACCGGCTCATGGACTGA
- a CDS encoding NAD-dependent protein deacetylase of SIR2 family, with amino-acid sequence MREIACDESGYEGVRLVGGVTDVFAHAGVGLAPAAAAGCVAELRRRIRSPAEEYKANHLLRGKHRDTLLWLFGPAGPVLGHAHVHLVDKTALARSGADPDLLVPALRAVVAVWGADVVIVHDRQVALTPGRLARVPCPVRFVAASADARVQVADFLAGVARRAASEALAGRPDPELAAVLLPYVSATSDALL; translated from the coding sequence GTGCGCGAGATCGCCTGCGACGAGTCGGGGTACGAGGGGGTCCGGCTCGTCGGCGGCGTGACCGACGTCTTCGCGCACGCCGGGGTGGGCCTCGCGCCCGCCGCGGCGGCCGGGTGCGTCGCCGAGCTGCGGCGGCGCATCCGCTCGCCCGCCGAGGAGTACAAGGCCAACCACCTGCTGCGCGGCAAGCACCGGGACACCCTGCTGTGGCTGTTCGGCCCGGCGGGGCCGGTGCTCGGGCACGCCCACGTGCACCTGGTCGACAAGACAGCCCTGGCGCGGTCGGGGGCCGATCCGGACCTGCTCGTGCCGGCGCTGCGGGCCGTCGTCGCGGTGTGGGGCGCCGACGTCGTGATCGTCCACGACCGGCAGGTCGCGCTGACGCCCGGGAGGCTCGCCCGCGTGCCGTGCCCGGTCCGCTTCGTCGCGGCCTCGGCCGACGCCCGGGTGCAGGTGGCCGACTTCCTCGCCGGGGTGGCGCGGCGGGCGGCGTCCGAGGCGCTGGCGGGGCGGCCCGACCCGGAGCTCGCCGCCGTGCTGCTCCCCTACGTCAGCGCGACGTCGGACGCGCTTCTTTGA